From a region of the Mycobacteroides saopaulense genome:
- a CDS encoding UPF0182 family protein produces MGMRPNGALPRLTRRSRRLVAAALVIVVLLLIGPRLVDTYINWLWFGELGFRGVFTTVLLTRLALFLIVGTLVGAVVFAGFGLAYRARPVFVPAKGPGDALAQYRALILSRVRLFVIGVPVLIGVLAGVVAQSYWMPVQLFLEGGDFGIKDPQFGLDLGFFAFELPFYRFVLTYLFIAVFIALFVNALVHYIFGGIRLSGRSGTLSRPARIQLVTLAGILVLLKVAAYWLDRYELLSHTRAGKPFTGAGYTDINAVLPAKLILLAIAVICAVAVFSALVLKDLRIPAIGLALLLLSSLVVGAGWPLIVEQFSVKPNAAQKESEYIARSIKATRDAYGLTDDVVTYRDYSGTASAPTGSEQLAKQVAADRSTIANIRVLDPNIVSPAFTQLQQGKNFYAFPDSLSIDRYQDKSGSLRDYVVAARELDPAKLRDNQRDWINRHTVYTHGNGFIAAPANTVRGVADKPDENGGYPEFLVNAVDDNGKVLSDGPAQLAQPRVYYGPIIASDTNDYAIVGKNGDDREYDYENNSGTKNSTYTGTGGVPVGGALARTVFGLKYAERNFLFSNVIGDNSKILFNRDPSRRVEAVAPWLTVDSGTYPAIVDKRMVWIVDGYTTLDNYPYSQQTSLSEATFDSQVGRTGGALPNQQVSYIRNSVKATVDAYDGTVTLYQQDEKDPVLKAWMKIFPGTVKPKSDISSDLARHLRYPEDLFKVQRTLLARYHVNDPVTFFSTSDFWQVPDDPNAPTGSQPPYYIVAKDITKNDNSASFQLTSALNRFQRDFLAAYVSASSDPETYGKITVLTVPGTVQGPKLVNNAITTDNQVSSHVGIIKNQNILKWGNLLTLPVANGGLLFVEPLYASPGQGDQSSYPRLIRVGMFYNGKVGYATTVRDALDMVFGPGAGATATAPAAEPGGVNPPPPSGQNVPIVPPVVVPPAGSSELSSAKAAALQEVQRAIGEVKDAQKSGDFARYGQALKSLDDAMTKFTQAK; encoded by the coding sequence GGCCAAATGGGGCTCTGCCACGACTGACCCGACGGAGCCGGCGCCTGGTCGCCGCGGCGTTGGTGATCGTGGTGTTGTTGTTGATCGGCCCACGCCTGGTCGACACCTACATCAACTGGCTGTGGTTCGGCGAGCTCGGATTCCGTGGTGTTTTCACTACCGTGCTGCTGACCCGCCTCGCGTTGTTCCTGATCGTCGGGACCTTGGTCGGTGCTGTGGTTTTCGCGGGCTTCGGATTGGCGTACCGGGCGCGGCCGGTGTTCGTGCCCGCCAAGGGGCCCGGTGACGCGCTGGCGCAGTACCGGGCGCTGATCCTGTCGCGGGTGCGCCTGTTCGTCATCGGTGTTCCGGTGCTCATCGGAGTGCTGGCCGGTGTTGTGGCCCAAAGCTATTGGATGCCGGTGCAGCTGTTCCTGGAGGGCGGCGATTTCGGCATCAAGGACCCGCAGTTCGGCCTGGACCTCGGCTTCTTCGCCTTCGAGCTGCCTTTCTACCGATTCGTACTGACTTACCTGTTCATCGCGGTGTTCATCGCGCTGTTCGTCAACGCCTTGGTGCACTACATCTTTGGCGGTATCCGGTTGTCCGGCCGCTCCGGGACGCTGTCGCGGCCCGCCCGCATCCAGCTGGTGACGCTCGCCGGAATCCTGGTGCTGCTGAAGGTCGCCGCCTATTGGCTCGATCGGTACGAGCTCCTCTCGCACACGCGGGCCGGTAAGCCGTTCACCGGTGCCGGGTACACCGACATCAACGCGGTGCTGCCGGCCAAGCTCATCCTGCTGGCCATCGCGGTCATCTGCGCGGTCGCGGTGTTCTCGGCGCTGGTGCTCAAGGATCTGCGGATTCCCGCGATCGGCCTGGCGCTGCTGCTGCTGTCCTCGTTGGTGGTCGGTGCGGGCTGGCCGCTCATCGTCGAGCAGTTCAGTGTCAAACCCAATGCGGCGCAGAAGGAGAGCGAGTACATCGCGCGCAGCATCAAGGCGACGCGCGATGCCTACGGTCTGACCGATGACGTGGTCACCTATCGCGACTACAGCGGCACCGCATCGGCTCCCACCGGTAGCGAGCAGTTGGCCAAGCAGGTCGCCGCCGATCGATCCACCATCGCCAACATCCGTGTACTCGACCCCAACATCGTGAGCCCGGCCTTCACACAGTTGCAGCAGGGCAAGAACTTCTATGCCTTCCCGGATTCGTTGTCGATCGACCGGTATCAGGACAAGAGCGGCTCGCTGCGTGACTATGTGGTCGCCGCGCGCGAGCTCGATCCGGCCAAACTTCGTGACAACCAGCGCGACTGGATCAACCGGCACACCGTGTATACCCACGGCAACGGATTCATCGCGGCCCCGGCCAACACCGTCAGAGGGGTTGCCGACAAGCCCGACGAGAACGGCGGGTACCCGGAGTTTCTGGTGAACGCCGTCGACGACAACGGCAAGGTGCTCTCCGACGGCCCGGCGCAATTGGCGCAGCCGCGCGTCTACTACGGCCCCATCATCGCCAGCGATACCAACGACTACGCGATCGTCGGCAAGAACGGTGACGACCGTGAGTACGACTACGAGAACAATTCCGGAACCAAGAACAGCACCTACACCGGTACCGGCGGGGTTCCCGTCGGCGGTGCACTGGCGCGGACGGTCTTCGGGCTTAAGTACGCCGAGCGCAACTTCCTGTTCTCCAATGTGATCGGTGACAACAGCAAGATTCTGTTCAACCGGGATCCGAGTCGGCGTGTGGAGGCTGTGGCGCCATGGCTGACGGTCGACAGCGGTACCTACCCGGCGATCGTCGACAAGCGCATGGTCTGGATCGTGGACGGCTACACCACCCTGGACAACTACCCGTACTCGCAGCAGACGTCGTTGTCGGAGGCCACCTTTGACAGCCAGGTGGGCCGGACCGGGGGAGCGCTGCCCAATCAGCAGGTCTCCTACATCCGCAACTCCGTCAAGGCGACGGTCGATGCCTATGACGGCACGGTGACCCTGTACCAGCAGGACGAGAAGGACCCCGTGCTCAAGGCGTGGATGAAGATCTTCCCGGGAACGGTGAAGCCGAAGAGCGACATCTCCTCGGACCTCGCGCGGCATCTGCGCTACCCGGAAGATCTGTTCAAGGTGCAGCGGACGCTGCTGGCGCGGTACCACGTCAATGATCCGGTGACCTTCTTCTCCACCAGTGATTTCTGGCAGGTGCCCGATGACCCGAACGCGCCCACCGGATCGCAGCCGCCGTACTACATCGTCGCGAAAGACATTACGAAGAACGACAATTCGGCGTCATTCCAATTGACCAGCGCGCTGAACCGTTTCCAGCGTGATTTCCTGGCGGCCTACGTCAGTGCCAGCTCCGACCCCGAAACCTACGGGAAGATAACCGTTTTGACGGTTCCCGGCACCGTGCAGGGCCCCAAGCTGGTGAACAACGCGATCACCACCGACAACCAGGTGTCCTCGCACGTCGGCATCATCAAGAACCAGAACATCCTCAAATGGGGCAACCTGCTGACCCTGCCGGTGGCCAACGGTGGACTGTTGTTCGTCGAGCCGCTGTACGCCTCGCCGGGCCAGGGTGATCAGTCGTCGTATCCGCGCCTGATCCGTGTGGGCATGTTCTACAACGGCAAGGTCGGCTACGCCACCACGGTCAGGGATGCGCTGGACATGGTGTTCGGGCCGGGTGCCGGTGCGACGGCGACCGCTCCGGCCGCCGAACCCGGCGGGGTCAACCCGCCGCCGCCGAGCGGCCAGAACGTGCCGATCGTCCCGCCGGTGGTCGTGCCGCCTGCGGGCTCCTCGGAGCTGTCCTCGGCGAAGGCCGCCGCGCTGCAGGAGGTTCAGCGGGCCATCGGTGAGGTGAAGGACGCTCA